A section of the Serratia liquefaciens ATCC 27592 genome encodes:
- a CDS encoding hemagglutinin repeat-containing protein yields the protein MNKNLYRIVFNKARGMLMVVADIARSGRAGSARSSGLGHTLSQCIGKMNAVSFSLLMALGAFQPVQAAIIADGNAPGGQQPTIVNSANGTPQVNIQTPSAGGVSRNTYSQFDVDKQGAILNNSHKMTQTQQGGWVDGNPWLAKGEAKVILNEVNSRDPSRLNGYIEVAGQRAQVVIANPSGITCNGCGFINANRATLTTGQAQMNNGNLTGFNVERGEVVVEGAGMDSSRQDYTEIIARSTKINAGLWANDLKVTTGRNKVDAAHQQIDKQSDEPATRPQLAVDVAKLGGMYAGKIRMIGTETGVGVRNAGNIGAQAGSVIVTADGRIENSGKISSGADTQLASKGGVSNSGSLFAAGHADVSSDGEVQNSGSIAARNNVRIQAASLNSGKGSTLAAGVQQDGRLGGSGELALTTSGKLTAQGQNLAAGNLRANGQGVDISGSRTAATQVTLEAGAGDLSTANAQVEATQQLTASSGKRFNNDGGKLAANKLALNAHDLSNRKGEITQLGEDNLRLNPQGKLDNAGGRIASNGNDLTLEAGLIDNQGGQIVHAGKGALAVNTGRLQGDGGKLLSNGQLSMQGGDYVLDGGTTSAQQIALNAGSLSNRSGQLVQSGKGEMRLTTREGIDNQGGQLAANGNVALNAARLNNQSGKVIAAQDGSLKAQVSGAIDNRQGQLAASGHTQLRADKLDNRKGLVSAATGNAEVTARQALDNRGGRIEAKQALQLTGTGLENQAGQVVGGALSLALGKGALNNQQGVIAASGDLGLSSGVLNNDAGLLQAAGNLNIDTQGAALSNRLSGETGGILSQGTLTIHSGALDNSQGMLVGAGTTDLFTAQLDNSQGTLVGKQKLNIDSLALTNDGGLLQAGGDARIDTHGQALSNRDSGKNGGISSLGKLTIASGAVDNQAGFIASSGDLQLHGEQLDNRRGTLASEKQLSATARVINNQGGAIKSGQDMTLDAKELLDNSNLGVIGAGKKLQLDSAHLVNNQGTLVSADVAKINFGLLENQGGQLAAQTALELHGNSLNNNDGGLIQSGEGLDLTVERLTNANSGDKGGITSQGAMNLTTGVFDNGQGVVIAGKGLQLDAEALLNGGGKLVAQQALVLNTTGAGGLNNQGGLVQSGADMHVDTHGQRLDNQNGTLHSLGKLQLSSGDVNNQGGTLGAKGGFALAALKLDNSNGGRIIGEQAVQLASAGLDNRNGQIQAVGNLLLDSAQGVIDNALGLIRSGATVTLNALQFINDDTKAENKGLEGQAVALNTGSLSNRGGSILANQQLTITNGGQLDNSAGQLAASENLRLQGAALNLLNTGGIVKAGKLLDINAAAVGGDGQLLSLGDMNLVSAQGINNSGEMIANGNFNFTTPGDVTNSGKLLAGAKLDLRANNLFNAASGEINAGQDWLTVNGTLTNYGLIDGKHTLIQANTLTNIGTGRIYGDAIGVQTVTFNNLAENGTAATLAGRERVDIGTQTLNNYDHGLIYSGGDMAIGGQLDANHLATGQAGTLNNHSSTLESAGNMAISAGQINNVNDRFTTELVTVSNGKITEYQQSGDPVRWMAGEPGVFVDRNSSDSLLNLNTPGKTGHNNDRFTQYDYNRTVQETQIKESDPAKIIAGGDMAINAGHLLNDKSQVIAGGTLAINAGSVDNVAVPGQRLTTDVGEVTSYYRIKKKGKDKQGHNATAYTPPTTIQTISLKPSQLIDHGQVAGNPIAIAPLTQQGTNTTIGAAGGVNAVVSGSDISAGLQTIGSGALPVIQAVALQPGQQFEVANKVNNQQGDVADSVVRIVGPDTRLPDNSLFKTNPAPGGQYLVETDPRFTNQKAWLGSDYMMGKVTNNPDNVLKRLGDGYYEQRLIREQVINLTGQRYLDGFNNDEEQFKALMDQGLAFSQQYNLKVGVALTAEQMGLLTQDIVWLVNAKVTLPDGSQQNVLVPQVYARMQPGDLDGSGALIAGRNVNLNLGEGLFNSGHIAGREVVKLSAANITNVAGQIQGADVGLTARTDINNIGGVIQGNNSLLASAGRDINAISTTRTAQSVNGANSFERTNIDSVAGMYVQGADGKLMLQAGRDIKLDAAQVVNSGENGQTLLSAGRDLTLNTVTTASRDNLIWNGDNSLKQGNSQQVGSEVVGKGAVTLNAGNDITAHAATVSAGDALNLNAGHDINILSGENTLDLDERHKVTGGNGLMSKTTTTTRDTLDRQTVQGTTLSGDSINVLAGNDLRVQGSSVAGTQDVKLLAGNDLSITGATESNSELHLKQEKKSGLMSSGGIGISYGTESLKTTDTAQGLTNQGSTVGSVNGNVTLGAGNNLAVTGSELVAGKDMALSGKNVSVTQAQDQNSQTHKVEQKKSGLTLALSGTVGSALNTAVETSQQAKSTDDSRLAALQGTKAALSGVQAVQAARLAQAQGADPANNNMVGISISYGTQSSTSTQNSGQSTAQGSSLTAGNNLSITASGNGVKGQDGDILVQGSQLQAGKDVTLNANRDVNLLSAKNTQYLDGKNESQGGTLGVGIGVGSGGIGLSVSASVNKGKGNEKGNGTSHTETTVNAGNQVNITSGRDTNLIGAQVTGESVKADVGRNLLLESQQDSDRYDSKQQNASAGGSFTFGSMTGSGSISLSKDKMHSNYDSVQEQTGIFAGKGGFDLTVGEHTQLNGAVIGSTATADKNKLDTGTLGFKDIHNQADFDVEHQSVGISSGGSIGSQFAGNMANGLLVGANNSGHDSSTTFAAVSDGTIIIRDQDKQTQDVNDLSRDVEHANQTLSPIFDKEKEQKRLQQAQLIGEIGNQAMDIARTEGAIAATKAANEKMNNVTDADRQAAAAKLAKEKNGKVITDKDINEQIYQTAYNQAFSESGYGTGGKVQQGMQAAVAAVQGLAGGDLKAAIAGGAAPYLAEQIHRLAPNEESRIIAHAVVAGALAELQGQSAAAGAAGAATAALGTKAIAEAMFGTSDFSKMSEEQRQTVSALATLAGGLAGGLASGDTAGAVVGGQSGKNTSENNDQFNFPIPPAVQQDASLAFWMAQKGAGPEAIDQAVKDSHLGPSVGVTYKVKPYGKVEAAVGAGYGLYVDGTVDTTQISLNQGETLALGGRVAGQIGIQLGPYFANTLDMERNNSLDFGFGIAGVGISYGKDGVGLSLGVGPAIGWTGISKETGVGNVDINGSSGTEFYHYDFEKK from the coding sequence ATGAACAAGAACCTGTATCGTATCGTTTTCAACAAAGCGCGTGGCATGCTGATGGTGGTGGCGGATATCGCCCGCTCCGGCCGTGCCGGGTCAGCCCGTTCGTCTGGTTTGGGGCATACCCTGAGCCAGTGCATAGGCAAGATGAACGCCGTCAGCTTTAGCCTGCTGATGGCGCTGGGGGCTTTCCAACCGGTGCAGGCGGCGATTATTGCTGACGGCAATGCGCCGGGCGGCCAGCAGCCGACCATCGTCAACAGCGCCAACGGTACGCCACAGGTCAATATCCAGACGCCAAGCGCCGGTGGGGTTTCTCGCAATACCTACAGCCAGTTTGACGTCGACAAACAGGGTGCGATCCTCAACAACTCCCACAAAATGACTCAAACCCAGCAGGGCGGCTGGGTCGACGGTAACCCGTGGCTAGCGAAAGGCGAAGCCAAGGTGATCCTCAACGAGGTCAACTCCCGCGATCCCAGCCGTTTGAACGGTTATATCGAGGTTGCCGGGCAGCGTGCTCAGGTGGTGATCGCCAACCCGTCAGGCATTACCTGTAACGGTTGCGGTTTTATCAACGCCAACCGCGCCACCCTGACCACCGGGCAGGCGCAGATGAACAACGGTAACCTGACCGGCTTTAACGTCGAACGCGGTGAAGTGGTGGTTGAAGGCGCCGGTATGGACAGTTCGCGCCAGGATTACACCGAGATCATTGCACGTTCGACGAAGATCAATGCCGGACTGTGGGCGAACGATCTCAAAGTCACCACCGGGCGCAACAAGGTGGATGCCGCGCATCAACAGATCGACAAACAAAGCGACGAGCCGGCCACCCGTCCACAACTTGCGGTGGACGTGGCTAAGCTGGGCGGTATGTACGCCGGTAAGATCCGCATGATTGGCACCGAAACCGGCGTTGGGGTACGTAACGCCGGTAACATCGGTGCGCAGGCCGGCAGCGTGATAGTCACTGCCGATGGCCGTATTGAAAACAGCGGTAAAATTAGCAGCGGCGCTGATACGCAACTGGCCTCGAAGGGCGGCGTCAGCAACAGCGGTTCGCTGTTCGCGGCGGGCCATGCCGATGTCAGCAGCGACGGTGAGGTACAAAACAGCGGTTCAATTGCGGCCCGCAATAATGTGCGTATCCAGGCAGCCAGCCTGAACAGCGGCAAAGGCAGTACGCTGGCGGCCGGTGTGCAACAGGATGGTCGGCTTGGCGGCAGCGGCGAACTGGCGCTAACCACCAGCGGAAAACTGACTGCGCAGGGCCAAAATCTGGCGGCAGGCAACCTGCGTGCCAATGGGCAGGGCGTGGACATCAGCGGCAGCCGTACCGCGGCTACCCAGGTCACGCTGGAAGCCGGGGCCGGCGATTTGTCCACGGCCAATGCACAGGTCGAAGCCACGCAACAGCTCACCGCCAGCAGCGGCAAGCGGTTCAATAATGACGGTGGCAAGCTGGCGGCGAATAAACTGGCGCTTAATGCGCATGACTTATCCAACCGCAAGGGGGAGATCACCCAGCTTGGCGAAGACAACCTCCGGTTGAACCCACAGGGCAAACTGGATAACGCCGGTGGCCGTATTGCCAGCAACGGCAATGACTTGACGTTGGAAGCGGGTCTGATCGACAACCAGGGCGGGCAAATCGTCCATGCCGGTAAAGGTGCGCTGGCGGTGAATACAGGTCGCTTGCAGGGCGATGGTGGCAAGCTGCTGTCCAACGGCCAGCTCAGCATGCAGGGCGGCGACTACGTATTAGACGGCGGCACCACTTCAGCGCAGCAGATCGCGTTGAATGCCGGTAGCCTGTCTAACCGCAGCGGCCAACTGGTGCAGAGCGGCAAGGGTGAGATGCGCCTCACAACCCGCGAGGGGATTGATAACCAGGGCGGCCAACTGGCGGCAAACGGTAACGTCGCGCTTAACGCCGCGCGGTTGAACAACCAAAGCGGCAAAGTGATTGCTGCGCAGGACGGCAGCCTGAAGGCACAGGTCAGCGGCGCTATCGATAACCGACAGGGACAACTGGCGGCCAGCGGCCATACTCAGCTGCGGGCGGACAAGCTGGATAACCGCAAGGGGTTGGTTTCCGCCGCGACGGGCAATGCTGAGGTCACGGCGCGACAGGCGCTGGATAACCGCGGCGGCCGTATTGAAGCCAAACAGGCTCTGCAACTGACCGGTACCGGGCTGGAGAATCAGGCCGGGCAGGTCGTGGGCGGCGCGCTTTCGCTGGCGCTGGGCAAAGGGGCGCTGAACAACCAACAGGGCGTTATCGCCGCCAGCGGAGATCTGGGCCTGAGCAGCGGTGTGCTGAACAATGACGCTGGCCTGCTGCAAGCCGCCGGCAATTTGAATATCGACACCCAGGGCGCGGCGTTGAGCAACCGCCTGAGCGGTGAAACCGGCGGCATCCTCAGCCAGGGGACGTTGACGATCCACAGCGGCGCGCTGGACAACAGCCAGGGCATGCTGGTGGGTGCCGGGACGACCGATCTGTTCACCGCCCAGCTTGATAACAGCCAGGGCACTCTGGTCGGCAAGCAGAAGCTGAATATCGACAGCCTGGCACTGACCAACGACGGAGGACTGTTGCAGGCGGGCGGCGATGCGCGCATCGATACCCATGGTCAGGCGTTGAGCAATCGCGACAGCGGCAAGAATGGCGGTATCAGCAGCCTGGGCAAACTGACGATCGCCAGCGGTGCCGTCGATAACCAAGCCGGTTTTATCGCCAGTTCGGGTGACCTGCAGCTGCATGGCGAGCAACTGGATAATCGCCGCGGCACGCTGGCTTCAGAGAAGCAGCTGTCGGCCACCGCCAGGGTGATCAATAACCAGGGCGGGGCGATCAAGTCCGGTCAGGATATGACGCTGGATGCCAAAGAATTGCTGGATAACAGCAATCTTGGGGTGATTGGCGCAGGCAAAAAACTGCAGCTGGACAGCGCGCATTTGGTGAACAATCAGGGCACGCTGGTCAGCGCCGATGTGGCGAAGATTAACTTCGGCCTGCTGGAGAATCAGGGCGGCCAGTTGGCGGCACAGACGGCGCTGGAGCTGCACGGCAATAGCCTCAATAACAACGACGGTGGCCTGATCCAGAGTGGTGAGGGGTTAGATCTGACCGTTGAGCGGCTGACCAACGCCAACAGCGGCGACAAGGGCGGCATCACCAGCCAGGGGGCGATGAACCTCACTACCGGCGTATTCGATAACGGCCAGGGCGTGGTGATTGCCGGCAAGGGCTTGCAGCTCGATGCCGAAGCGCTGCTGAACGGTGGCGGCAAACTGGTGGCACAGCAGGCATTGGTGCTGAATACCACCGGCGCAGGCGGCTTGAATAATCAGGGTGGATTGGTGCAGTCGGGTGCGGATATGCATGTTGATACCCACGGCCAGCGGCTGGATAACCAGAACGGTACCCTGCACAGCCTGGGTAAACTGCAGCTCAGCAGTGGCGACGTCAATAATCAGGGCGGAACGCTGGGGGCCAAAGGTGGCTTTGCCCTGGCGGCGCTGAAATTGGACAACAGTAACGGCGGGCGGATTATTGGCGAACAGGCGGTTCAACTCGCCAGTGCCGGTCTGGATAACCGCAATGGACAAATTCAGGCGGTCGGTAACCTGTTGCTGGACAGCGCTCAGGGGGTTATCGACAACGCCCTGGGGCTGATCCGCAGCGGCGCCACCGTGACGCTCAATGCCCTGCAGTTCATCAACGACGACACCAAGGCGGAAAATAAAGGGCTGGAAGGCCAAGCCGTGGCGTTGAACACCGGCTCGTTGAGCAACCGTGGCGGCAGCATTCTGGCTAACCAACAGCTGACTATCACCAACGGCGGTCAGTTGGATAACAGCGCTGGCCAACTGGCCGCCAGCGAAAACCTGCGGTTGCAGGGCGCGGCGCTTAACCTGCTGAACACCGGCGGTATCGTTAAAGCGGGCAAGCTGCTGGACATCAACGCAGCAGCGGTCGGCGGCGACGGGCAATTGCTGTCGCTGGGCGATATGAACCTGGTCAGCGCACAGGGCATCAATAACAGCGGTGAGATGATTGCCAACGGCAATTTCAATTTCACCACGCCGGGCGATGTGACCAACAGCGGCAAACTGCTGGCGGGTGCCAAGCTCGATCTGCGCGCCAATAATCTGTTCAATGCCGCCAGCGGGGAGATAAACGCCGGGCAGGATTGGCTGACGGTCAACGGTACCTTGACCAACTATGGTCTGATTGACGGCAAACATACGTTGATCCAGGCCAATACGCTGACCAACATTGGCACCGGCCGTATTTATGGCGATGCTATTGGCGTGCAAACCGTCACCTTTAACAACCTGGCGGAAAACGGCACCGCTGCCACGCTGGCCGGGCGCGAACGGGTGGATATCGGCACCCAAACGCTGAATAACTACGATCATGGGTTGATCTACAGCGGCGGGGACATGGCGATTGGCGGCCAGCTTGACGCCAACCACCTGGCCACTGGCCAGGCCGGTACCCTCAACAATCACAGTTCGACCCTTGAATCTGCGGGCAACATGGCTATTTCGGCCGGACAGATCAACAACGTCAACGACCGCTTTACTACCGAACTGGTCACCGTTTCCAACGGAAAAATTACCGAGTATCAGCAATCGGGTGACCCGGTACGCTGGATGGCCGGAGAACCGGGCGTTTTCGTTGACCGCAATTCATCAGACTCGCTGTTGAACCTGAATACCCCAGGGAAAACTGGGCATAACAACGACAGATTTACGCAATACGACTACAACCGCACGGTGCAGGAAACCCAGATCAAGGAAAGCGATCCGGCCAAAATCATCGCGGGTGGCGATATGGCGATCAACGCCGGCCATCTGCTGAACGACAAGAGCCAGGTGATCGCGGGCGGCACGCTGGCGATTAATGCCGGCAGCGTGGATAACGTGGCGGTGCCGGGCCAGCGCCTGACCACCGACGTCGGCGAAGTGACCAGTTACTACCGCATCAAGAAGAAGGGTAAAGATAAGCAGGGGCACAATGCCACGGCCTATACGCCACCGACCACCATTCAGACCATTTCGCTGAAGCCGAGCCAGCTGATTGACCACGGGCAGGTGGCAGGTAACCCAATCGCCATTGCCCCGCTGACGCAGCAGGGCACCAATACCACTATCGGCGCTGCCGGTGGGGTCAATGCGGTGGTCAGCGGCAGTGATATTTCCGCCGGCCTGCAGACTATTGGCAGCGGCGCTCTGCCGGTGATCCAGGCCGTAGCGTTGCAGCCGGGTCAGCAGTTCGAAGTCGCCAACAAGGTCAATAACCAGCAGGGCGACGTGGCGGACAGCGTGGTGCGCATTGTCGGGCCAGACACCCGTTTGCCGGACAACAGCCTGTTCAAGACCAATCCGGCGCCGGGCGGCCAGTATCTGGTGGAGACCGATCCGCGCTTCACCAACCAGAAAGCCTGGCTGGGTTCGGATTACATGATGGGTAAAGTGACCAATAATCCGGATAACGTGTTGAAGCGCCTGGGTGACGGTTACTACGAGCAGCGGCTGATCCGCGAACAGGTGATCAACCTGACCGGCCAGCGCTATCTGGACGGTTTCAACAACGACGAAGAGCAGTTTAAGGCGCTGATGGATCAGGGGCTGGCCTTCAGCCAGCAATATAACCTGAAGGTGGGCGTGGCGCTGACGGCTGAGCAGATGGGGTTGTTGACCCAAGATATCGTTTGGCTGGTGAACGCCAAAGTCACCTTGCCGGACGGCAGCCAGCAAAACGTCCTGGTACCGCAAGTGTATGCCCGCATGCAACCGGGCGATCTGGATGGCTCCGGTGCGCTGATTGCCGGGCGTAACGTCAATCTCAATCTGGGCGAAGGCCTGTTCAACAGCGGCCATATCGCCGGGCGTGAAGTGGTGAAACTGAGCGCCGCCAACATCACCAACGTGGCGGGCCAGATTCAGGGGGCCGACGTTGGCCTGACTGCCCGTACCGACATTAACAATATCGGCGGGGTGATCCAGGGCAACAACTCGCTGCTGGCCAGCGCCGGGCGTGATATCAACGCCATCAGCACTACCCGTACGGCGCAGAGCGTTAACGGTGCCAACAGCTTCGAACGCACCAACATCGACAGCGTGGCAGGCATGTACGTGCAGGGAGCCGACGGCAAGCTGATGCTGCAGGCCGGTCGCGACATCAAGTTGGATGCGGCGCAGGTGGTTAACAGCGGTGAGAATGGCCAAACCCTGCTGAGTGCCGGGCGCGATCTCACCCTGAATACGGTGACCACGGCCAGCCGCGACAACCTGATCTGGAATGGCGACAACAGCCTGAAACAGGGCAACAGCCAGCAGGTCGGCAGCGAAGTGGTGGGCAAAGGGGCCGTGACCCTCAATGCCGGGAACGATATTACTGCCCATGCGGCAACGGTTTCGGCCGGCGATGCGCTGAACCTCAATGCCGGCCATGACATCAATATTCTCAGCGGCGAGAACACTCTCGATCTGGACGAGCGACACAAGGTGACCGGCGGTAACGGCCTGATGTCGAAAACCACGACCACCACCCGCGACACTCTGGATCGCCAGACCGTACAGGGCACTACCCTGAGCGGCGACAGCATTAATGTGTTGGCGGGCAATGATTTACGCGTTCAGGGCAGCAGCGTGGCCGGGACTCAGGACGTGAAACTGCTGGCAGGGAACGATCTGAGCATCACCGGCGCGACCGAAAGCAACAGCGAACTGCACCTCAAGCAGGAGAAAAAATCCGGCCTGATGAGCAGCGGGGGTATCGGCATCAGCTACGGCACCGAAAGCCTGAAAACCACGGATACCGCGCAGGGGCTGACCAATCAGGGCAGCACCGTCGGCAGCGTAAACGGCAACGTCACCCTGGGGGCCGGTAATAACCTGGCGGTGACCGGGTCCGAGCTGGTGGCCGGCAAGGACATGGCGCTGAGCGGCAAGAATGTGTCGGTCACGCAGGCGCAGGATCAGAACAGCCAGACTCACAAGGTTGAACAGAAGAAATCCGGTCTGACACTGGCACTGTCCGGCACGGTCGGCAGTGCGCTGAACACTGCGGTAGAAACCTCGCAGCAGGCGAAATCCACCGACGACAGTCGCCTGGCGGCATTGCAGGGTACCAAGGCGGCGCTGAGCGGCGTACAGGCGGTGCAGGCGGCGCGTTTGGCGCAGGCGCAGGGCGCCGATCCGGCCAATAACAACATGGTGGGGATCAGCATTTCCTACGGTACCCAGTCTTCCACCTCTACTCAAAACAGCGGGCAGAGCACCGCGCAGGGCAGCAGCCTGACGGCGGGCAATAACCTGAGCATTACCGCCAGCGGCAACGGCGTGAAGGGCCAGGACGGCGACATCCTGGTGCAGGGCAGCCAGTTGCAGGCGGGCAAGGACGTCACCCTGAATGCCAACCGCGACGTGAACCTGCTTTCCGCCAAAAACACCCAGTATCTGGACGGTAAAAACGAGAGCCAGGGCGGCACGCTGGGCGTGGGTATCGGTGTCGGTTCCGGCGGTATTGGGCTGAGCGTTTCCGCCAGCGTCAATAAGGGCAAGGGTAACGAGAAGGGCAACGGCACCAGCCACACCGAAACCACGGTTAACGCCGGTAATCAGGTCAACATTACCAGCGGACGCGATACCAACCTGATCGGCGCACAGGTCACCGGCGAATCGGTCAAGGCCGACGTGGGCCGCAATCTGCTGCTGGAAAGCCAGCAGGACAGCGATCGTTACGATTCCAAACAGCAGAATGCCAGCGCTGGCGGCAGCTTCACCTTCGGTTCGATGACCGGTTCGGGCAGCATCAGCCTGAGCAAAGACAAGATGCACAGCAATTACGACAGCGTGCAGGAGCAGACGGGCATCTTCGCCGGCAAGGGCGGCTTTGACCTGACGGTGGGCGAACATACCCAGCTTAACGGCGCGGTGATCGGCAGCACCGCCACCGCCGACAAAAACAAGCTCGATACCGGCACGCTGGGCTTTAAGGACATCCACAATCAGGCCGATTTCGACGTGGAGCACCAGAGCGTAGGCATCAGCTCCGGCGGCAGCATTGGCAGCCAGTTCGCCGGCAACATGGCCAACGGCCTGCTGGTGGGGGCCAACAACAGCGGACACGACAGCTCAACCACCTTTGCTGCGGTGAGCGACGGCACCATCATCATCCGCGATCAGGACAAACAAACGCAGGACGTCAACGACCTGAGCCGCGACGTGGAGCACGCGAACCAGACGTTAAGCCCGATCTTCGACAAAGAGAAAGAGCAAAAACGGCTACAGCAGGCGCAGCTGATCGGCGAGATCGGCAATCAGGCGATGGACATAGCGCGGACCGAGGGGGCGATCGCCGCAACCAAAGCCGCCAACGAGAAAATGAATAACGTTACCGATGCCGATCGCCAGGCCGCTGCGGCTAAGCTGGCGAAAGAAAAAAATGGCAAGGTCATCACCGATAAGGATATCAACGAACAGATTTACCAGACGGCGTATAACCAGGCGTTCAGCGAGTCGGGCTATGGTACGGGCGGTAAGGTTCAACAGGGTATGCAGGCGGCGGTTGCCGCAGTGCAAGGGTTGGCCGGTGGCGATCTAAAAGCCGCGATTGCCGGTGGGGCTGCGCCGTATCTGGCGGAACAGATACATCGCCTGGCACCGAATGAGGAAAGCCGAATTATCGCACATGCCGTGGTGGCTGGCGCACTGGCTGAACTGCAAGGCCAATCGGCCGCGGCGGGAGCTGCGGGCGCTGCGACAGCTGCATTAGGCACTAAAGCGATTGCCGAGGCGATGTTCGGCACCAGTGACTTCAGCAAAATGAGCGAAGAACAGCGCCAGACTGTTTCCGCGTTGGCTACGCTCGCAGGTGGTTTGGCCGGCGGCTTGGCAAGTGGCGATACGGCGGGTGCGGTCGTTGGTGGACAATCCGGTAAGAATACTTCTGAGAATAATGACCAGTTTAACTTCCCTATACCACCAGCCGTCCAGCAGGATGCATCGCTGGCATTTTGGATGGCACAGAAAGGGGCCGGACCAGAGGCTATTGATCAGGCAGTCAAAGACTCACATCTTGGTCCTTCAGTTGGTGTTACATATAAAGTTAAACCTTACGGTAAAGTTGAGGCTGCGGTTGGTGCCGGCTATGGCCTTTATGTAGACGGGACAGTCGACACAACGCAAATATCGCTTAATCAGGGGGAGACACTTGCTCTGGGCGGGCGAGTAGCTGGCCAAATAGGTATACAGCTGGGGCCATACTTTGCTAATACGCTTGATATGGAAAGAAATAACTCATTAGACTTTGGTTTTGGGATTGCCGGTGTGGGGATTTCGTATGGCAAAGATGGTGTAGGGTTAAGCTTGGGTGTAGGACCAGCTATCGGCTGGACCGGAATATCAAAAGAAACTGGAGTTGGTAATGTTGATATAAATGGTTCCTCCGGGACTGAGTTCTATCACTATGATTTTGAAAAAAAGTGA
- a CDS encoding toxin-activating lysine-acyltransferase, whose protein sequence is MRIGEYDIRAPLILGGEDSEAEAFGAAVWLWMHSPMHRDAPLHTLPTLLLPIIKRQQYVLASHQNQPVFFLSWAWMNQEAEARYLTQPAVNMLESDWNSGDRLWFCDWIAPFGHTREMRNLIAREIFPHLCMRALYHRGEQRGKRVVNFKGAQVSHQQAQQWWASHPLAVEPSEIQ, encoded by the coding sequence ATGCGCATAGGCGAATACGATATCAGGGCGCCGTTGATCCTCGGCGGCGAAGACAGTGAGGCAGAAGCCTTTGGTGCGGCGGTATGGCTGTGGATGCATTCACCGATGCACCGCGACGCCCCGCTGCACACCCTGCCGACCCTGCTGCTGCCGATCATCAAGCGACAGCAATATGTGCTGGCGTCGCACCAGAATCAGCCGGTGTTTTTCCTCAGTTGGGCCTGGATGAATCAAGAGGCCGAGGCGCGGTATTTGACGCAACCTGCGGTGAATATGCTGGAAAGTGACTGGAACAGTGGCGATCGTCTGTGGTTCTGCGACTGGATAGCGCCCTTTGGGCACACGCGAGAAATGCGCAATCTGATCGCCCGGGAAATCTTCCCGCACCTGTGCATGCGGGCGCTGTATCACCGCGGAGAGCAGCGCGGAAAGCGCGTGGTGAACTTTAAAGGCGCGCAGGTTAGCCATCAACAGGCGCAGCAATGGTGGGCGAGCCACCCGTTAGCCGTCGAGCCGTCAGAAATCCAATAA